The following are encoded together in the Paludisphaera mucosa genome:
- a CDS encoding esterase/lipase family protein: protein MAAPGMVRAAGLDRDAALQRAASARRRAILVEHGGSRECIDRYYEGAVFAYAAMAACPALDDKRARKALALYNENLADCLRAATRHGAIDVRSRLVVQTPRGVIQVPIVHQGFVWSPAEFTRLLDPAAAPRNPSNTRDHTRSGVGASQVLVRPNPHATVDDAVIPDPMFIPATAVLRPDLDAWLGGGGGPGDVLEFYDPLRVGGVALAGARRPLAADLDAPIAYLEEGTGGLQSGWAGLVNPSQDVDRAFLGLLEPFQPGKIPVVFVHGLYDTPYTFTDMMNGLRSRPGFLDRFQIAGYRYATGLTFLHSAALFRRDLHRFEAALDPARTDPGVQNTVLIGHSMGGLMLKLQVVSSGPALWELVATRPLETLAATEPERAFLASLFFFEPVPIVRRALFLATPHDGLGATTQPIGVLNERLTRRPEDLRDLAARLDRDNPGAVRPYMHDLPNSIGMLRRREPIHQVMRCLPIDPRIRHHTIAGTARVPVAIAHGDGAVPIASARQEGAESETLVPEYHTTINSSEYTFVEVERILKRHAATVSR from the coding sequence ATGGCGGCCCCTGGGATGGTCCGGGCGGCCGGCCTGGATCGCGACGCGGCGCTGCAGCGGGCGGCCTCGGCGCGGAGGCGGGCGATCCTCGTCGAGCACGGCGGCTCGCGCGAGTGCATCGATCGCTATTACGAGGGGGCCGTCTTCGCCTACGCCGCGATGGCGGCCTGTCCGGCCCTCGACGACAAGCGCGCCCGCAAGGCGCTCGCGCTTTACAACGAGAACCTCGCCGACTGCCTGCGGGCGGCGACGCGGCACGGGGCGATCGACGTACGGTCGCGACTGGTCGTCCAGACCCCGCGCGGCGTCATTCAGGTGCCGATCGTCCACCAGGGGTTCGTGTGGTCGCCGGCGGAATTCACCCGCCTGCTCGACCCCGCCGCCGCGCCCCGGAACCCCTCGAATACGCGGGATCACACCCGTTCGGGCGTCGGGGCCTCTCAGGTCCTCGTCCGGCCGAATCCGCATGCGACGGTCGACGACGCGGTCATCCCCGATCCCATGTTCATCCCCGCGACGGCCGTGCTCCGACCCGACCTGGACGCCTGGCTGGGGGGCGGCGGGGGGCCTGGCGACGTGCTGGAGTTCTATGACCCGCTGCGGGTCGGCGGCGTCGCACTCGCCGGCGCGCGCCGGCCGCTGGCGGCGGATCTCGACGCCCCGATCGCTTACCTGGAAGAGGGCACGGGGGGGCTCCAGTCGGGCTGGGCCGGGCTGGTGAACCCCAGCCAGGACGTCGATCGGGCGTTCCTCGGACTGCTGGAGCCCTTCCAGCCGGGCAAGATCCCCGTCGTCTTCGTCCACGGCCTGTACGACACGCCGTACACCTTCACCGACATGATGAACGGCCTGCGGTCGCGGCCGGGTTTTCTGGATCGCTTCCAGATCGCCGGCTACCGCTACGCGACCGGCCTGACCTTCCTGCATTCGGCGGCCCTGTTCCGCCGCGACCTACACCGTTTCGAGGCCGCGCTCGACCCTGCACGCACCGATCCCGGCGTCCAGAACACCGTGCTGATCGGCCACAGCATGGGCGGCCTGATGCTCAAGCTGCAGGTCGTCTCCAGCGGCCCGGCGCTCTGGGAGCTGGTCGCGACCCGGCCCCTGGAGACGCTGGCGGCGACGGAGCCGGAGCGGGCGTTTCTGGCGAGCCTCTTCTTCTTCGAACCGGTCCCGATCGTCCGACGGGCCCTCTTCCTGGCGACCCCTCACGACGGCCTGGGGGCGACGACGCAGCCGATCGGCGTCCTCAACGAGCGCCTCACGCGGCGTCCCGAGGACCTTCGCGACCTCGCCGCGCGGCTCGACCGCGACAACCCGGGCGCGGTGCGGCCCTACATGCACGACCTGCCCAACAGCATCGGCATGCTCCGACGCCGCGAGCCGATCCACCAGGTGATGCGGTGCCTGCCGATCGACCCCCGAATCCGGCATCACACGATCGCCGGCACCGCCCGCGTCCCCGTCGCGATCGCCCACGGCGACGGCGCCGTGCCGATCGCCAGCGCCCGCCAGGAGGGCGCCGAGAGCGAGACCCTCGTGCCCGAGTATCACACGACGATCAACTCCAGCGAGTACACCTTCGTCGAGGTCGAGCGCATCCTGAAACGTCACGCCGCGACCGTCTCGCGCTGA